A region from the Campylobacter subantarcticus LMG 24377 genome encodes:
- a CDS encoding potassium channel family protein, which yields MSFLKKLQKFLNWSPSPKPSINLNDELYEQLRFLRIPLIAVVMMTLIGAFGYMLTSNYNLNDAIYQAGMTFTTLGYTEVNPIPTAGRIFTVVYVLLTFTIFTFCMGLVIEIVKKGVLSKIIKERRMLHKVARLKNHFVICYHNDFTIELAQQFRENHIPFVVVDEVENFSEIAEKYNYPYYIESAPHTNTAFLKTNLSSAKGVITLSNNIADNIAIIASVRLFEKELQRINPYFILASSSNEDETQKLKKLGANSIVSATKLVAQRLSAISARPDMENLLENYLYKKNSPIDLEEIKIPDESWVRFKRLKEIHLRDMANVSIVGILENKKFTPMPRGDTLIGTGAKLLIVGTADSIKIAKKIIKNKQKPDELKYI from the coding sequence ATGTCTTTTTTGAAAAAGCTACAAAAATTCCTCAATTGGTCCCCCTCTCCAAAACCTTCAATTAATCTCAATGATGAGCTTTATGAACAACTTAGATTTTTAAGAATCCCTCTTATTGCCGTTGTAATGATGACATTAATTGGAGCTTTTGGCTATATGCTTACAAGTAATTACAACCTTAACGATGCTATTTATCAAGCAGGTATGACTTTCACCACTTTGGGTTATACTGAAGTTAATCCCATACCAACAGCGGGTAGAATTTTTACTGTTGTATATGTATTATTAACTTTTACAATATTTACTTTTTGCATGGGTTTAGTAATAGAAATAGTAAAAAAAGGTGTTTTGTCTAAAATCATCAAGGAAAGAAGAATGCTACATAAAGTTGCAAGATTAAAAAATCATTTTGTAATATGCTATCATAATGATTTTACTATAGAATTAGCACAGCAATTTAGAGAAAATCATATTCCTTTTGTTGTAGTTGATGAAGTTGAAAATTTCAGTGAGATTGCCGAAAAATATAATTATCCTTATTACATAGAAAGCGCACCTCATACTAATACAGCCTTTTTAAAAACCAATCTTTCTAGCGCAAAAGGAGTAATCACCCTTAGTAACAACATAGCAGATAATATTGCAATCATTGCCTCAGTAAGATTATTTGAAAAAGAACTACAAAGAATTAATCCTTATTTTATACTAGCTAGCTCAAGTAACGAAGATGAAACCCAAAAGCTCAAAAAACTTGGAGCAAATTCCATTGTTTCTGCTACAAAATTAGTCGCACAAAGACTTAGCGCGATATCAGCAAGACCAGATATGGAAAATTTATTAGAAAATTATTTATACAAAAAAAATAGCCCTATTGATTTAGAAGAAATTAAAATTCCTGATGAATCATGGGTGAGATTTAAAAGATTAAAAGAAATTCACTTAAGAGATATGGCAAATGTAAGTATAGTGGGAATTTTAGAAAATAAAAAATTCACACCTATGCCAAGAGGTGATACCTTAATAGGTACTGGAGCAAAATTATTAATCGTAGGTACAGCAGATAGTATAAAAATAGCCAAAAAGATTATAAAAAACAAACAAAAACCTGATGAGTTAAAATATATTTAA
- a CDS encoding YdcH family protein, protein MLHEFRDLITELKGKDMHFDKLFEEHNKLDHKIKDAEEGRIHLDSLEIANLKKEKLRLKDELNTYLSNYKK, encoded by the coding sequence ATGCTACATGAATTTAGAGATTTAATTACTGAATTAAAAGGCAAAGATATGCACTTTGATAAGTTGTTTGAAGAACATAATAAACTTGATCATAAAATCAAAGACGCAGAAGAAGGTAGAATTCATCTTGATAGCTTGGAAATTGCAAATCTTAAAAAAGAAAAACTAAGATTAAAAGATGAGCTAAACACTTATTTATCAAATTATAAAAAATAA
- the rpmB gene encoding 50S ribosomal protein L28: MSRICQITGKRPMVGNNVSHANNKTKRRFLPNLRTVRITLEDGTTRKVRVAASTLRTLKKQSSK; the protein is encoded by the coding sequence ATGTCAAGAATTTGTCAAATTACAGGAAAAAGACCTATGGTGGGTAACAATGTTAGTCATGCTAACAATAAAACAAAAAGACGCTTTTTGCCAAATTTAAGAACAGTCCGCATTACTTTAGAAGATGGAACAACTAGAAAAGTTAGAGTTGCTGCTTCAACTTTAAGAACGCTTAAAAAACAAAGTAGCAAGTAA